The DNA window GGAAACACTGAATCATATAGCGGGCACGGTATGCTTCCGGTGAACCGGCGCAATCAGGTATTTTTAATCACGCCATCTTCCAGCTCCACCACGCGATCCGCGACATCGAGAATGCGATAATCGTGCGTCACCAGCAGGATGGTAGTTTGTGATTCCTTTGCCAGTTGCTTCAGAATACTGACCGCTTCGTAGCCGCTCTGTTTATCGAGTGAAGCGGTCGGTTCGTCGGCCAGCACGATTTTCGGTTGCCCGACCAAGGCGCGTGCGATGGAAACCCGTTGCCGCTGCCCGGCTGACAGTTGATCCGGCTTGTAGTGAAGGCAATCTCCCAACCCGACGGCGGTCAGCATTTGCGCCGACCGCTCGAGCCGTTGCTGCTCCGTCAGCGTGTTGCCCATTTCCAACGTCATACTGACGTTTTGTAACGCCGTGAGCGATTTGAGTAGATTATGCTGCTGGAAAATGTAACCGATTTGCTGGCGCACTTTGATTTTGACTTGCTCGTTGCTATTGATCAATTGCTGATCAAGCACCATGACGCTGCCGTGGAACGCTTGGCGTAGTCCGCCGATGATGGTCAAGAATGTCGTTTTTCCGGAGCCGGAAGGCCCGGTAATCAGCACGATTTCACCTTGGCGGATCGCAATCGTCACATTCTTCAGAACAGGTTGTACCAGGGCGCCGCTGCCAAAACTGAAACTCAAACGATCGACATCGATGATCGCCGTCATCAGAACATATCCGCCGGATCGGCGGCTTTCAATTTGCGGATGGCCAGAAATCCGGCCATGGCGCACATGGAGAGAATAAACACGAACACGGTGGTCACTTTGTTCAATGTCATCGGCATCGGCATAAATATTTGCGACTCCGCCAGATGATACAAACCGACGGAAAGCGCACAACCCGGAACGAATCCCAAAACCGCCAGAAAGAAAGCCGAGGCAAACACCACGCGAATGAAATAGCCCTGCTCGTAGCCGATGGCTTTGAGCGTGGCAAACTCATTACGCAGATTGGCGATATCGGTAAACAAAATCTGATACACGATCACTAAGCCAACTACCCAGCCCATGACGGTGCCGAATCCGAATATAAAACCAATGGGCGCCATATTCGCCCAGTAATTCCTCTCATACTGCATCAGCTCTCCATAGGTAAAAACATTGACGAATTCATTCAACCGCAGGTGCAGTTCGGCTTGCGTCTGTTCGATCGAGGCGCCCGGGTAAAGTTTGATGATACCCAAATCGATATCGCTGCGATTTCTTTTGGGAAAAATCCGCATGAAATTCAATTCGCTGGCGACGATATTGCCATCGGCAGCGAAAGATACGCCCAACTTAAACAATCCGATGACGGCTATCTTGTAATCATTGATCTCGGTGATATTTCGCCCGTTATCCAACAGTTGCCGCAGCGGTCCGAATTCTGGCCGGGAATATTCGTCGAACAGCACGGTATCCTTCAGTTTCAACCCCGCCTGCTGATCCCGGATGGTCTCCACGCTGAATATCTGCGAATCCGGATCAAAGCCGTACACCATTAATGTGCGCTTGACCCGGGTTTCAATATTCTTGAACGGCGCTAACCCCAGATAAAGCGGATAAACTTCGGCGACTGCCGGATTTCCCAACGCACGCATCAACTCGCTGCGTTTAAATGTCACCGGGCGCCATAGCGCTTCGCTTTGCTTGTGCATCAGAAACAGATCGCCATCCAATTTCAGCGGTGCGGAAATTGCGCTGGCATACAGCGCATCCCGGAAACCCAATTGCATGAATACCAGCACGCACGCGAACAACACACCGCAAATCGCGGCAACCAGCTTGGTGCGGTCAAAAACCAATTGCCGCCATGCCAGCCGCGCTGGAAAATAAAACCAATCGATCATCACGGCACGATACGCACGTTAACCTGGCGGAAGATCTGGTGCTGTAAATCGGTTACCGCATCCGGCTCCAGCGTCAGACGGACTTCGATGATGCGGTTATCGCGGTCGGCCAACGGATCGGTGTCATTGATATCGTTTTTTCTGACCAGGAATCCCAGTTCCCTAACTTGCGCGCGATAAATTCGCTTAAAACCCGTTGCATGAATACATCCTGGTTGACCTGCTTCCACTTGCAGCAAATCGGATTCATAGACTTCCGCCACGACATCGAGTTGCGATAAATCCGCCATTTCCAGCAAGCCCTTATCGCCGATTCGTTCGCCCGGTCGCGTATGAATCTTCAGGACGGTACCGCTGATCGGTGCAGTAATGCGGGTATTGCTCAATTCCGCTTCATTAACTTGTTGCTCGGATCGCGCTTGTGCGATTTCCGCCACTAAGCGTTTCAGATTGATTTGCGATTGTTCGAACGCCAAGCGCTTGGCGTCGGCGATCGAGGCACTCGTTGCGGAGCTGAGTTCGAGCGATTGATGGCGCAAGTATTCCCTTTTATTGAAAGCCAGCGCAGCTTGCTCCACCGCATGTTGTGCCTCGAGTACTCTGATACGCGCTTTGGTTGCTTCAACCTGCGCTTTTTTCTTGAAATGATCGGACAACAATGCCAGTGTATCACCGGATTTGGCCTGATCGGCCTCTTCAAAAAAGAGCTGTTCAACGCGCG is part of the Gammaproteobacteria bacterium genome and encodes:
- a CDS encoding ATP-binding cassette domain-containing protein — translated: MTAIIDVDRLSFSFGSGALVQPVLKNVTIAIRQGEIVLITGPSGSGKTTFLTIIGGLRQAFHGSVMVLDQQLINSNEQVKIKVRQQIGYIFQQHNLLKSLTALQNVSMTLEMGNTLTEQQRLERSAQMLTAVGLGDCLHYKPDQLSAGQRQRVSIARALVGQPKIVLADEPTASLDKQSGYEAVSILKQLAKESQTTILLVTHDYRILDVADRVVELEDGVIKNT
- a CDS encoding FtsX-like permease family protein, with product MIDWFYFPARLAWRQLVFDRTKLVAAICGVLFACVLVFMQLGFRDALYASAISAPLKLDGDLFLMHKQSEALWRPVTFKRSELMRALGNPAVAEVYPLYLGLAPFKNIETRVKRTLMVYGFDPDSQIFSVETIRDQQAGLKLKDTVLFDEYSRPEFGPLRQLLDNGRNITEINDYKIAVIGLFKLGVSFAADGNIVASELNFMRIFPKRNRSDIDLGIIKLYPGASIEQTQAELHLRLNEFVNVFTYGELMQYERNYWANMAPIGFIFGFGTVMGWVVGLVIVYQILFTDIANLRNEFATLKAIGYEQGYFIRVVFASAFFLAVLGFVPGCALSVGLYHLAESQIFMPMPMTLNKVTTVFVFILSMCAMAGFLAIRKLKAADPADMF
- a CDS encoding efflux RND transporter periplasmic adaptor subunit gives rise to the protein MPDNQQGIGALGRIEPRSRVIKISHNAGPEGARVEQLFFEEADQAKSGDTLALLSDHFKKKAQVEATKARIRVLEAQHAVEQAALAFNKREYLRHQSLELSSATSASIADAKRLAFEQSQINLKRLVAEIAQARSEQQVNEAELSNTRITAPISGTVLKIHTRPGERIGDKGLLEMADLSQLDVVAEVYESDLLQVEAGQPGCIHATGFKRIYRAQVRELGFLVRKNDINDTDPLADRDNRIIEVRLTLEPDAVTDLQHQIFRQVNVRIVP